The DNA region ACTAACCAAGGTAATGCTTCAATACAAGGGATTTTCATACGTCCTCCTGGGGTGAATGGCGCTCAGAAAATTTTTATGCCAAATCAACACAACTCAACAGATGTTTTTTTCGAAAACCCAAGAATATCAAACTTTCAAAAAAACTTTTGGGCTTATATAAAAATCACAATAATCTCAATCAGTTTCAAAAAACTGAGAACTGAAAGCTGAGAACTTACCACTGTCGAGTTATGAACAAACCGTCTTTCATCAAAACAACTGAAGCAGACAACGGGGTTTATGCGCAATAAAGCAGAAAATGATATTCTGCCAGTATTGATTGTGAGTGTTGGCGGTGAAAAATTTGCCATCTTGGTCGCGACCATTCATGAAGTTGTACCCCTGATGACTATTGAGCACATTCCAGGCGCTCCCGTGTTTCTGGAAGGGTTCATTGACATCCGTGGCGATCTGTATGTGGTCGTGGATTTGTCAAAATATTATTTCAAGCGTGCAAGAGAGGCTTATATCCGTGACAATCGCATCATCCTTGCGTCTGTTCACGGAAAGAATCTTGGCTTCATTGTCGATGAAATCATCACGCTCGATGAATGGACACCTGACATGCGACAACCAGGAATCATGACGGAGGGAATTCATGCGCTGACAGGTGAGATTGGTAAAACCATGTTTGGCGATATTCAGGTGTTAAATTTAGACAGAATTCTGTCAGAACAGGAACTGTCTC from SAR324 cluster bacterium includes:
- a CDS encoding chemotaxis protein CheW, translated to MRNKAENDILPVLIVSVGGEKFAILVATIHEVVPLMTIEHIPGAPVFLEGFIDIRGDLYVVVDLSKYYFKRAREAYIRDNRIILASVHGKNLGFIVDEIITLDEWTPDMRQPGIMTEGIHALTGEIGKTMFGDIQVLNLDRILSEQELSLLARRNNL